In candidate division KSB1 bacterium, the sequence CACCGCACCGCCAGATCGCCGGCGCTCTCGGCCTGAATTTGGTGCATCGCATCGAGCACCACCATGCCCTCGGAGATTTCGGTTTGATAATTTTCGAATGTGCCGCCCTTGGCATCGCCGCGCCAGATTCGGAACGTCGCTGTCGCCATCAAGTTCATTTCCTCATTTGTAACCAAAAATAATGGCCACCGGATAAACTATTTTACTTTTCAGAAAATCACCAAAGAGAATTGAATTTTTCCCCATGCATTGAAGAATCCCGCGGATCAAGCTTTGCCTGGGGGATTCTTCAATCCGTGGGGGAATTAAAACAAAAAGTTTTTGGCAAATCCGTTGGCCGCTTTTCCATCCGTTGGGAACAATTTTCTTTGCCGAAAAAAGATTCTGACAAAATGGCAATCCAACTCACTTCATCTCCTCAATTACCTTCTGCAGTTCCGGCGGCATGGGCGGCAGCGGCTCACGCGCGATTTGCATGTCGCCGTTTGCGCCCTTCCGAACGACAAGAATGGATTGCCCCCAATTTTTATCTTGCGCCTGAAAATCCTCGCGAAAGTGCGCGCCGCGGCTTTCTTTGCGCTCGATGGCCGCCAGCGTAATTGCTTCCGCAACCGTGAGCAAATTGAAAAGGTCCAGCGCCGTGTGCCAGCCCGGATTGTATTCGCGGTTGCCGCTGACGCCGGTTTTTTCCGCACGCGCTTTGAGCCGCTGAATGCCTTCCAACGCCCGCTCCATTTCTTTTTGCGTGCGCACGATGCCGACGAGGTCTTGCATCAGGTCTTGCAATTCGTCCTGAATCTTGTAGGGATTTTCTCCATTCTTGTTTCTCTCAAAAGGCGCCAGCGCCCAAGCCGCGGTTTGCTCGATCTGCTTTTCATCGAGCTTGCCGGCGCCGTGATCCTTGGCAAATTGCGCCGCAAATTCGCCGGCGCGTTTGCCGAACACCAGCAGGTCGGAAAGCGAGTTGCCGCCGAGCCGGTTCGCTCCATGCAGGCCGGCGGCGCACTCGCCCGCCGCAAACAAACCCGGCACGTTGGACATCTGCGAATCCGCGTTGACGCGAATGCCGCCCATCATGTAATGCGTCGTCGGCCCCACTTCCATCGGCTCTTTGGTGATGTCGATGCCCGCCAGCGCCATGAACTGATGATACATGCTCGGCAATTTCTTCTTGATGTGCTCCGCCGCATGAGGAATTTTTTCTTTGATCCAGGCAATATCCAGAAACACACCGCCATGCGGACTGCCACGGCCTTCTTTGATCTCGCGCACGATGCAACGCGCCACATGATCGCGCGTGAGCAGCTCCGGCGGCCGGCGCGCATTCTGATCACCCTGCGTGTAGCGCCAGCCTTCTTCGGGATTGTCCGCGGTTTGATTGCGATACAATTCCGGAATGTCGTCGAACATGAAGCGCCGGCCGTTTTTGTTGAGCAGCACGCCGCCCTCGCCGCGCACACCTTCGGTGACCAAAATGCCGCGCACGCTCGGCGGCCACACCATGCCAGTCGGATGAAATTGCACAAACTCCATGTCGATCAGCTCGGCGCCGGCATGATACGCCAGCGCCATGCCGTCGCCGGTATACTCCCAACTGTTGCTGGTGATTCTGTAAGCGCGGCCGATGCCGCCGGTGGCCAGCACCACGGCTTTGGCGTGAAAAATTTTGAACCGCCCGCGCTCGCGATCATAGCCAAACGCGCCGACGACGCGGTCGCCATCTTTCAAAAGCGTGACAATGGTGCATTCCATATGAACGTCGAGGCCTTGATGAATGCCGTGATCCTGCAGGGTGCGGATCATTTCGAGGCCGGTGCGGTCGCCAACGTGCGCCAGACGCGGATATTTGTGGCCGCCGAAATTGCGCTGCAAAATGCGGCCGTCTTTGGTGCGGTCGAACAACGCGCCCCAGGCCTCCAGTTCATTCACACGCGCCGGCGCTTCTTTCGCGTGCAGCTCGGCCATGCGCCAGTTGTTGAGATATTGCCCGCCGCGCATGGTGTCGGCAAAATGCACTTTCCAATTGTCGCGATTGTCCACGTTCGCCAGCGCCGCCGCGATGCCGCCCTCGGCCATCACCGTGTGCGCCTTGCCCAACAATGATTTGCAAACCAGGCCAACCGAAACGCCTGCTGCTGAAGCTTCAATGGCCGCACGCAAACCCGCGCCGCCGGCGCCAATGACCAAAACCTCGTGCTCGAATTTTTCATATTGTGACATTCACAAATTCTCCGATCCTTCAAATTTTGCCTTCTGCCAGCTGCAACCTGCCCTATCAGATGATCCTCAGATCCGGAATAATTCCCATCGCGCAGAGCCGAACATAAACATCCGAAAAGGCGACCCAGAAGAGGCTTATCCAAGCCCATAGCATGTGGCGGCGATTGAGGCAGCTCACGCCGTTGTACGCGCGCCGCCGCGTTGGCGATGCCGAAAGCCGATCCATCACGCCGCCAATCAGGTGGCGCATGGAGTGGCAGCCAAGCGTGTAGCCGCCAAGAAAGATAACGTTGCCGGCGAGCACGAGCGTCCCGATGCCGACGCCAAATGAAGTTTCGCCGGTACTTGGATTTTCAAACCACAAGGCTTTCCAAACATCATGGGAAAGAATCATGAGAAAAGCGAGTGCCAAATAAAGAAAGTAACGATGCACGTTTTGCAGAATGAGCGGAAATGAGTTCTCGCCGCGATAGCTCTGGCGCGGCTCGCCAACCGTGCATGAGGGCGGATCGGCCCAGAACGCTTTATAATAGGCGCCGCGATAGTAGTAACAGGTGACGCGAAAGCCGCCCGGCATCCAGAGAATCAGAAAGGCCGGCGAGAAGAGCAGCCAATGCGGCCACCAACTTGGCTTGGGGCCGAACCAGCTATGCGGGGAATCGCCGAAAATTTCGGGAGAATAAAACGGCGAAAGATAAGGGCCGAAAGTATAGTGGGCATTTTGAAAAGCCGCCCAGGTGGCGTAGATAATGAAAGCAGAAAGCCCGAGAAAAACCGCGAGGGGCTGCATCCACCAAAAATCACGGCGCGAGGTTTCGCCGAAGCCGCGTCGTTGCATGACGATTTGCGCATTGGCCATATCGTGCGCTCCTGCTTGTCGGATGAGTCGGGCCGATACACCAAAATACTTTTTTGATCAACAAAGTTGTCAGAATACCGACAGGAACTGCGTCGAAGATCAAGAGTGAGGCAATATACACAACTTGATTTGAAAAGTCAAGAGGCGGGTTTGATTGATGTGGGAAAAGTTGTAGGGCACGCTGGAGTCTGCTTTAGAAAGCCGGTAAACCAAGGACGCTTTTCTCGATCACAAACATTTCAACTTCATTGTTGACATTTTAACGAAACGGAATTAAATTCATTCATTCTGAAACTATAGTTTGGGTCATTTAGCCGCTGATTTTACACTTGGAGGTCACGCTGAGGTTTTTATAATCTCTTTTTTAAACACAGAGATACCCAATGATGTCACGAACGCGCTTTTTCACTTTTACTTTATCGGGAGCGTAAAATGAAACAGTTGGCTAATTTCTTTTTTCAGATGACAGTGTTTTGTCTTCTAGCGGTTGCCGGCAGCCATGCCCAAAATCAACCCGACAGCCTCCAAACCGTCGAAAGCCAGGCTCTCAAAATTTTTTTGGATTGCGACGATTGCGATGTGGATTATATCCGCACCGAAATTGCTTTCGTGAATTACGTGCGGGATCGCAAGGAAGCGCAGGTGCATGTGCTCATCACCACGCAGGCGACCGGCAGCGGCGGCACGGAGTATACGATCACCTTGATTGGGCAGCTTCATTTCGCCGGCAGGAACGATACGCTGCAATATGTTTCGCAAAAAACCAGCACACGCGATGATATTCGCAAAGGGCTGGTGCGCGTTCTCAAAATCGGTTTGTTGCCCTATGTCGCAAAAACGCCCCAAGCCGAACAAATTACTGTGACCTACAACAAGCCCGCCGCAGCGAAAGAAGTTGTGGATAAATGGAACTATTGGGTATTCAGCATGAATCTCAACAGCTTTCTGAATGGGCAAAAATCAACCGATTACAAGTCGCTCAACGGCTCGCTAACCGCCAACCGCGTGACGCAGGCTTGGAAGATCAATCTGCGGCTGAGCATTTCTTACAACGAGAACAATTTCGACATTGGAACGAGCACGATTTCCAGTATTTCCCGCAGCAAAAATTTTCGAGCTTTAGTCGTCAAGAGTTTGGGGGAACACTGGTCAATTGGCGGGACTGGCGCGGCCTTTTCTTCAACCTACCAAAATGTTGGCCTGGCCTACGAGGCGAACCCCGCCATTGAGTATGATCTGTTTCCGTATTCGCAATCGACGCGGCGGCAATTGCGTTTGCTTTACAAGATTGGACCGAGCCGCTATGATTATGAGGAGGAAACAATTTACGGCAAAACTTCCGAAACCTTGCTCAATCATGCGTTGTCGATGACGCTGTATTTGCAACAGCCGTGGGGATCGGTGGAAGCGAGCTTGGAAGGCTCGAATTATTTTCACGACTTCAACAAAAACCGTGTCGATTTCTTCAGCTCGCTCTCTCTGCGTCTCTTTAAGGGTGTCTCGGTCCGCCTTTTTGGCAGTTATTCCAGAATCCACGATCAACTGTCTTTGCCCAGCGGTGGCGCCACACCGGAAGAAATTTTGCTACAACGCCGCCAGCTCGAGACGCAATACAGCTACTTTGCCTCCATCGGCTTGAGCTACACGTTTGGCGCAATTTATAACAACATCGTGAACCCACGTTTCGGCTCGGAAGGCGGCGGAAATTTCTTTATTTCCTTTTGATCACCCCCCTTTGAAATGGGATGGCTGGAAAAATCCCGGCAAGGAAATTCGCGCCCATTCGCGTTACATGGCGGGTAAAAATTTTTGCTGAGACAACTTACTAGGGTGGCTGGCGCAAGATGAGCGGAACGGCTATTTGGAAAAATCACCGCGTGGAATATCCGCCGCCAAGCCGGGGTTGTAAGTATCGACTATTTTGTACGACTCAAATAAGATTCGGCTGAAAGGAGCCGTTGCCATGAATCGCTCAGAACTTAAAAATTTCTATTTTTCCATCCGCAAAACGAGTGAGGAAATTTGCCGTCCGCTGCAAACCGAAGACTACGTCGTGCAGCCCATTGACGACGTTAGCCCGCCAAAATGGCACCTCGGCCACACCACCTGGTTTTTTGAAACCGTGTTGCTGCAAAAATTTTTGCCGCATTACAAGCCTTTTCACCAGCTTTACAATTTTGTTTTCAACTCGTATTACGAAAGCTTCGGTACGCGCGTGGCGCGCCCCAAGCGCGGCAGTTTGTCGCGCCCGACCGTCAAAGAGATTTATGCTTACCGCGCCGCGGTGGACGAGCAAATGCACGGTTTGTTTGAATCAATTGACGCAACGCAATGGCCGGAATTTTCGCGTCTCGTGATTTTAGGACTCCATCACGAGCAGCAGCACCAAGAGCTGCTGATTTACGACATCAAATACATTTTTGCCAGCAATCCGCTGCGGCCGGTTTATCAGAAAGCGCGCCCTCGCACCACGCAGAACATTCCTGACTCGGCGTTTATCGAATTTGCAGGAGGCATTGTTGAGATCGGGCATGCCGGGGACGGCTTTGCGTGGGACAATGAAATGCCGGCG encodes:
- a CDS encoding fumarate reductase/succinate dehydrogenase flavoprotein subunit, with translation MSQYEKFEHEVLVIGAGGAGLRAAIEASAAGVSVGLVCKSLLGKAHTVMAEGGIAAALANVDNRDNWKVHFADTMRGGQYLNNWRMAELHAKEAPARVNELEAWGALFDRTKDGRILQRNFGGHKYPRLAHVGDRTGLEMIRTLQDHGIHQGLDVHMECTIVTLLKDGDRVVGAFGYDRERGRFKIFHAKAVVLATGGIGRAYRITSNSWEYTGDGMALAYHAGAELIDMEFVQFHPTGMVWPPSVRGILVTEGVRGEGGVLLNKNGRRFMFDDIPELYRNQTADNPEEGWRYTQGDQNARRPPELLTRDHVARCIVREIKEGRGSPHGGVFLDIAWIKEKIPHAAEHIKKKLPSMYHQFMALAGIDITKEPMEVGPTTHYMMGGIRVNADSQMSNVPGLFAAGECAAGLHGANRLGGNSLSDLLVFGKRAGEFAAQFAKDHGAGKLDEKQIEQTAAWALAPFERNKNGENPYKIQDELQDLMQDLVGIVRTQKEMERALEGIQRLKARAEKTGVSGNREYNPGWHTALDLFNLLTVAEAITLAAIERKESRGAHFREDFQAQDKNWGQSILVVRKGANGDMQIAREPLPPMPPELQKVIEEMK
- a CDS encoding succinate dehydrogenase, which produces MANAQIVMQRRGFGETSRRDFWWMQPLAVFLGLSAFIIYATWAAFQNAHYTFGPYLSPFYSPEIFGDSPHSWFGPKPSWWPHWLLFSPAFLILWMPGGFRVTCYYYRGAYYKAFWADPPSCTVGEPRQSYRGENSFPLILQNVHRYFLYLALAFLMILSHDVWKALWFENPSTGETSFGVGIGTLVLAGNVIFLGGYTLGCHSMRHLIGGVMDRLSASPTRRRAYNGVSCLNRRHMLWAWISLFWVAFSDVYVRLCAMGIIPDLRII